A part of Bacillus paramycoides genomic DNA contains:
- a CDS encoding M6 family metalloprotease domain-containing protein, which translates to MSSTSITSNEVDDMLNGENYNLNGNFCSVKENFKIMSNGKLNYRNHVVGPIKLSRAREYYIQNLFVEEAMDIVVNNLNIDLEQFYSKGRGIVDVINFLYAGESDHRGELWSHNSNINLEYNGMKTHFYLLTGLGSSAQDLRIGTFCHETGHLLCRFCDLYDYGKRDGDFQKSQGIGLYCLMGSGNHLNDGLTPSSVCAYLRDLVGWCENKVILTEGIYTAKHGDYNTVMRYNTDTDNEYFLIENRTNLGLDRYLPSSGLAIYHCDIHGSNEYQSGTAFQHYQCAVVQADGNLDLERNRNRGDAGDLFKAVTGIAFSFNTNPSSKQWDGKDSGFVISDITEPSESIEFKVLS; encoded by the coding sequence ATGTCATCAACCTCTATTACAAGTAATGAAGTTGATGACATGCTCAATGGTGAAAATTATAATTTAAACGGTAACTTTTGCTCAGTAAAAGAAAATTTTAAAATTATGTCTAATGGTAAATTAAATTATAGAAATCATGTAGTAGGCCCTATAAAGCTATCTAGAGCACGTGAATATTATATTCAAAACTTATTTGTAGAAGAAGCTATGGATATTGTAGTAAACAACTTAAATATTGATTTGGAACAATTTTACTCTAAAGGAAGAGGGATTGTTGATGTAATAAATTTTCTTTATGCAGGAGAATCTGATCACCGAGGCGAACTTTGGTCACATAACTCAAATATAAATTTGGAGTATAATGGGATGAAAACTCATTTTTATTTATTAACTGGTCTTGGCTCATCAGCACAAGATTTAAGGATTGGAACATTCTGTCATGAAACTGGTCATTTGCTTTGTCGTTTTTGTGATTTATATGATTATGGGAAAAGAGATGGTGATTTCCAAAAGAGCCAGGGGATAGGACTGTACTGTCTAATGGGTTCCGGCAACCATCTAAATGATGGCTTAACTCCATCTTCTGTATGTGCATACCTAAGAGATTTAGTGGGATGGTGTGAAAACAAAGTTATCCTAACAGAAGGCATATATACTGCAAAGCATGGTGATTATAATACTGTAATGAGATACAATACTGATACAGACAATGAATATTTCCTTATTGAAAATCGTACAAATTTAGGGCTAGATCGATATCTTCCTTCGAGTGGACTTGCTATTTATCATTGTGATATACACGGTTCAAATGAATATCAATCTGGTACAGCATTTCAGCACTATCAGTGTGCTGTGGTACAGGCTGATGGGAATTTAGATTTAGAACGTAATCGAAACAGAGGAGATGCTGGTGATTTATTTAAAGCTGTTACAGGAATTGCCTTCTCTTTTAATACAAACCCATCTAGTAAACAGTGGGATGGAAAAGATTCAGGATTTGTTATTTCAGACATTACTGAACCAAGTGAAAGCATAGAATTCAAGGTATTGTCGTAA